The nucleotide window CCGAGGGGGTGGAACGGTCGTAGAAGTGGTGCCAGGCGAGAAGCTGGTGAAAGACGATCTCGTCCACCGCGGCCATGATCGCGATGCCGATCAGGACGCCGACGAGGGTGGAGGCACGAACGTCGGCGCTGCGTGTCCTCGGCAGGCTCGAATCGACCACCACACACCTCGCAGTCAGTCCGGATCAGGTCACAAATACCCCGAACCGCACGAAACATGCCGAGCCGAACCGGCGGGAAGGCGCAATGGGCCGGTGGCACATCCCCGTTTCGTGACTCCCGGGCCACTGACGGCATGATCATGGAGCCTGGAGGGGCAGCGACAGCCAGATCCCGAGAAGGAGGTGCCCGTGCCGGACGCGGACGAACTCGTCGCCAACGCGCTCGCGGCGGTGCGCGGCACTGACGTACGGCAGGCCGAACGGCAGCTGGACCAACTGATGGTCGGCACCGGCGCTGCGGACGGCACCACGGCGGTGGACGCGGCGCTGCTGCGTCGCCTGGTCCGCGGCCTGGGCCAGCTCTGGCCGCGCGGTTGGCAGCCGGTCGACGTGGACCGGATCACCGGTCGGCGGCTCGACGCCCGCGCGGCCCGGCTGGTCCGGCACGCGCTGGCCGCCCAGCGGCGCGACCAGGCAGAGCCGGTCCCCGCCTGGTGGGACGACCAGCTACGCGAGCTGGCGGCCACCGAGGGTGGTGCCGAGCGGAGCGTGCTGAGCGGCTGGGCGACCAGGGAGGGGCTGGACCGGGCCGACGCGCTCCGGACGGCCGTGGACACTCTCGCGCTGGTGGAGAGCCTGCCGCCGATCGCTGTGCTGCGCCCGCCGCCGGGCACCAGCGGCGCGGCACTGCCCCGCACGGCCGGCACGGCTCGCAGCGGGTCGCCGATGCTGGACCGGGTACGGGCGCTGCTGGCCAAGGCCGAGTCGACCACCTTTCCCGCCGAGGCGGAGGCGCTGACCGGGAAGGCCCAGGAGCTGATCGCCCGGCACAGCATCGACGAGGCGCTGCTGGCCGCCGGGTCCGAGCGCGGGGACGTGCCCGGCGGTGTACGCCTCAGCACCGACGCCCCGTACGCGGGCGCCAAGGCGCTGCTGGTGCAGGAGGTGGCGGCGGCGAACCGGTGCGAGGCGGTCTGGTCGGACGATCTCGGCTTCGCCACAGTGCTGGGCTGGCCGGCGGATCTGGTGGCGGTGGAGTTGCTCTACACGTCGCTGCTGGTCCAGGCCACGGCGGCGATGCTGCGGGGGCGGGCCGAGCGGCGGCCGGGGTCGGGGCGGCGGACGAAGGTCTGGGACGAGTCCTTCCTCAATGCGTTCGCGCTGCGGATCGGTGAGCGGCTGCGGGCGGCCACCGAGGCGGCGACCGACGCGGCGGATCGGGCGGCGGCCGAGACGGCCGGCGCGGAGCGGCTGTTGCCGGTGCTCGCGGCGCGGGGCGAGGCGGTCCGGGAGCGGCTGGACACGCTCTTCCCCGGCGTCACCCGGCACCGGCTCAGCGTGCGCGACGCCGAGGGTTGGTCGTCCGGCACCTCGGCCGCCGACCGGGCCTCGTTGGACGTCGGCGGCGGCCGGAAGCCCCGACAGGTGCCCGGCCGACCCGATCCGCGCTGAACCATCCGGCGTGGGAGCACCCCCGGCGGGCGTTTCTGCGATTTTCTTCGGTACGCGGTAGGGATCGGGGGAACGACTCCGACCCTCCGGTGAGCCGCGCCCCGGTCGGGGTGCGACCAGAGCCTGAGGAGCATCGCCGTGAAGTACATGCTGCTGATCTGGAACCGGCCCGGCTTCACCGAAGGGCTGAGCGAGCAGGATCGCACCGCCCTCTTCGGTGAGGTCGACGAGATCATGAAGGAGCTGACCGAGACCGGCGAGCTGATCGGCGGCCAGGCGTTGGCCAACCCGTCGCAGACGTTGACGGTCCGGCTCGTGGACGGCAACCCCGAGGTCCTCGACGGCCCGTTCATGGAGAGCAAGGAGCAGTTCGCCGGGTACCTGGCCGTCGACTGTGACAGCCCGCAGCGGGCTGCCGAGATCGCCGCCCGCTGGCCGGACGTCCGGTACGGCGGCGCGATGGAGGTCCGCCCGATCATGGACGAGGCCGGGACGGAGATGTGACCGAGGACCGGACGGTCGAGGATCTGCTGCGCACCTTCGCGCCGCAGGTCCTCGGCCTGCTGGTCCGTCGGCACGGACAGTTCGACAGGTGCGAGGACGCGGTCCAGGAGGCGTTGCTCGCCGCCGCGACGCAGTGGCCCGGGCAGGGCGTACCGGACAATCCGCGCGCCTGGTTGCTCACCGTGGCCACCCGCCGGCTCACCGACGAGTGGCGCAGCGAGAGCGCGCGCCGGGACCGCGAGGTGACGGTGGCGCGGCGCGAGCCGGCGTACGCCGGGGTGGCGCCGGCGGCGGACGCGGAGCCCGCCGTTCCGGCCGACGACGACACCCTCATGCTGCTGTTCCTCTGCTGCCACCCGGCGCTGCCCGGATCGGCGCAGGTGGCGCTCACCCTGCGGGCGGTCGGTGGTCTCAGCACCGCCCAGATCGCCCGCGCCCATCTGGTGCCCGAGGCGACGATGAGTCAACGGATCCGGCGGGCCAAACAGCGGGTCGAGGCCGCCGGGGCACGGTTCACCATGCCCGGGCCGGCCGAGCGGGCCGAACGGCTGGGGACGGTGCTGCGGGTGCTCTATCTGATCTTCAACGAGGGCTACACCGCGTCCAGTGGCCCGGACCTGCGCCGGGCCGAGCTGACCGGCGAGGCGATCCGGCTCGCTCGCATCCTGCGCGGGCTGCTGCCCGACGACGGTGAGGTGACCGGGCTGCTGGCGCTGATGCTGCTGACCGACGCGCACCGGGCGGCCCGGGTGGGGTCGGACGGGGAGTTGGTGCCGCTGGCGGAGCAGGACCGTTCCCGGTGGGACGCCGCCGCCGTCGCGGAGGGGATCGCGCTGATCACCGAGGCGTTGACCTGGTCACCGCCCGGCCCGTACCAGCTCCAGGCGGCGATCGCGGCCGTGCACGCCGAGGCGTCGACGGCGGCGGAGACGGACTGGCGGCAGATCGTCGCGCTCTACCGACTGCTGGCCCGGATCGCGCCGAACCCGATGGTCACCCTGAACCAGGCGGTGGCGGTGGCCATGGTGGACGGGCCCCGCGCCGGACTCGCCCTGCTCACGCCGTTGGACGCCGACGAACGCACGGCCGGGCACCACCGGCTGGCCGCCGTCCGGGCTCATCTGTTGGAGCTGGCCGGGGAGGTCGGCGCGGCACGGGAGGCGTACCTGGCCGCCGCGCGGGGCACCACCAGCCGGCCCGAGCAGCGCTACCTGGAGGTGCGGGCGGCCCGGCTGACCGGGCAACCCTGACGGCTGCCGACCGCCGGGCGGCCCAGACCACCCGACGGTCGGCAGCGGCGGTCACACCTCGGGTTCGACGGCCGGGCAGCTGGCGCCCCGGGCGGGCACCACCTGATCGATCAGGTAGGAGTCGACGGCCCGTTCCACGCACGGGCTGCTGCTGTAGCTGCCGTGTCCCCACCCCTGGTAGGTGAGCAGCGCGCCGTGTCGGCCCAACTGTCGCGCCACGTTGCGCGCCCAGCCGTAGCCGCTGGCCGGGTCGTGCACGGTGGCGGCGATCAGCAGCGGCACATCGGTGCGGACCCGTAGCCGATGCTGCGGGTTGGCCACCGGCGTCGGGGTGCCCAGGCAGGTGACCAGGGCGAACAGCGCCGGCGGGTAGCGCAGGTCCGGCGCGAGCCGGGCCGCCCGGCGCAGATGTCCGACGTACTCCCGGTAGTCGCGGACCGGCAGGCTCCAGTCCTGACAGAAAACCGCGAAGGGGTACGGAGCCACGGCCTGGTCCGCCAACGGACGGACGCTCGGCGTGGTGGCGGCGCCCTCCAGTCGGACGATCCACTCGGCCAGCCCCGGCCACCGCCAGGTGTCGTAGAGCTTCTTGTGGGCGAGGCGGCTCAACTCGAACGGGGCGAGCGCCGCTCCGCCGCTGTCCGGGTCGGTAAGCGAGCCACGCTCGGCCCGGGTGTGCAGCCCGGCCCAGCTGGCACGGATGTCGCGACCGTGCAGGACGCAGTCGGCCGAGCGGGCGCACCAGGCCAGGAACTCGTCGAACGCGCCCTCGGCGGTGGCGGCCTGGGTGTCCAGGAAGGCGCGGGTGCCGAGGCTGTGGTCCATCGCGGCCTCCAGCACCATGGCCCGGACCCGGTCGGGGTACAGCTCGGCGTACCGCTGCCCGAGCAGTGTGCCGTACGAGCTGCCGTGGAAGGTCAGTTGCCGTTCGCCGAGCGCGACGCGGACCGCGTCCAGGTCGCGGGCGGCGCTTGTGGTGTCGACGTGGTCGTAGATTGCCCCGGTGCGGGCCCGGCAGTCGGCCCGCAGCAGCGCGTTGTTGGCCAGGACGGCGTCGAACTGGGCCTGGTCGGCGATCAGCTGTGGTTGCCGGACGAGCAG belongs to Micromonospora ureilytica and includes:
- a CDS encoding DUF2786 domain-containing protein → MPDADELVANALAAVRGTDVRQAERQLDQLMVGTGAADGTTAVDAALLRRLVRGLGQLWPRGWQPVDVDRITGRRLDARAARLVRHALAAQRRDQAEPVPAWWDDQLRELAATEGGAERSVLSGWATREGLDRADALRTAVDTLALVESLPPIAVLRPPPGTSGAALPRTAGTARSGSPMLDRVRALLAKAESTTFPAEAEALTGKAQELIARHSIDEALLAAGSERGDVPGGVRLSTDAPYAGAKALLVQEVAAANRCEAVWSDDLGFATVLGWPADLVAVELLYTSLLVQATAAMLRGRAERRPGSGRRTKVWDESFLNAFALRIGERLRAATEAATDAADRAAAETAGAERLLPVLAARGEAVRERLDTLFPGVTRHRLSVRDAEGWSSGTSAADRASLDVGGGRKPRQVPGRPDPR
- a CDS encoding YciI family protein is translated as MLLIWNRPGFTEGLSEQDRTALFGEVDEIMKELTETGELIGGQALANPSQTLTVRLVDGNPEVLDGPFMESKEQFAGYLAVDCDSPQRAAEIAARWPDVRYGGAMEVRPIMDEAGTEM
- a CDS encoding RNA polymerase sigma factor — translated: MTEDRTVEDLLRTFAPQVLGLLVRRHGQFDRCEDAVQEALLAAATQWPGQGVPDNPRAWLLTVATRRLTDEWRSESARRDREVTVARREPAYAGVAPAADAEPAVPADDDTLMLLFLCCHPALPGSAQVALTLRAVGGLSTAQIARAHLVPEATMSQRIRRAKQRVEAAGARFTMPGPAERAERLGTVLRVLYLIFNEGYTASSGPDLRRAELTGEAIRLARILRGLLPDDGEVTGLLALMLLTDAHRAARVGSDGELVPLAEQDRSRWDAAAVAEGIALITEALTWSPPGPYQLQAAIAAVHAEASTAAETDWRQIVALYRLLARIAPNPMVTLNQAVAVAMVDGPRAGLALLTPLDADERTAGHHRLAAVRAHLLELAGEVGAAREAYLAAARGTTSRPEQRYLEVRAARLTGQP
- a CDS encoding alpha/beta hydrolase, producing MLRVRKSAVGWAVALALTAAGLTPASPAAARPQPAPTIDWRPCATDTTAECGTLSLPVDWNRPGGERFDLALARRVADPATREGALVFGPGGPGDSGVDRVVNGSSRFSADLRARFDIVSFDPRGTGDSHPVVCARDLLVRQPQLIADQAQFDAVLANNALLRADCRARTGAIYDHVDTTSAARDLDAVRVALGERQLTFHGSSYGTLLGQRYAELYPDRVRAMVLEAAMDHSLGTRAFLDTQAATAEGAFDEFLAWCARSADCVLHGRDIRASWAGLHTRAERGSLTDPDSGGAALAPFELSRLAHKKLYDTWRWPGLAEWIVRLEGAATTPSVRPLADQAVAPYPFAVFCQDWSLPVRDYREYVGHLRRAARLAPDLRYPPALFALVTCLGTPTPVANPQHRLRVRTDVPLLIAATVHDPASGYGWARNVARQLGRHGALLTYQGWGHGSYSSSPCVERAVDSYLIDQVVPARGASCPAVEPEV